The DNA region AGGGTGTGGCCGACGGAGGCGTGGAAGGTCGCGGCCACGGCGGTGGGGCCGGGGTGCGGAGGCAGGAAGCTGTGCATGGTGGACAGCGCGATCGACATCGGCAGGCCGACCCACAGCAGGTTCGCCCCGGTGACCCTCACGAGCGTGAAGGCGATGGGCACGATGATGACGAAGGCGACCTCGTAGAACATCGTGACACCGATGAGCATGGACGTGATCACCATGGCCACCTGGACCCAGCGGGGGCCGAAGGCGTCGAGGAGCTTGCCGGCTATGCGCTGTGCGGCGCCGGAGTCACCCATGACGCGGCCCACCATGGCGCCGAGCCCGATCGTGAGCATCGTGTCGCCGATCTGATCCCCGATGCCCGCCGACAGGACGTCCGGGACGTCGGCCACCGGAATGCCCTGCACCAGTGCGACGCCGACCGCGACGACGAGGAGCGCGGCGAAGCCGTTGAGTTTCAGCCGGGTCATGAGGATCAGCAGCACCAGAACGCTGACCCCGACCACGAGGAGCGGCATGTCAGTTCCCCTTCGAACTGTCGGACGATCGATGTGCCGAACAGGCGGCCGACTGTGACCTCGTGCTGCACCGCTCCACGATCACATCTCCATATGCAGATGGCGTATATGTATGAGAACGGAGGTTAGGTGGGTGACCTGAGCGGGGTCAATGGGTACGGTGGCGCGGATTTACGATGTGGCCATGCCGGAGAACAGCGGGGTCCGTTCAGTGAAGTCGGCGGCCCGTACCGTCGCGCTGCTCGAACTGCTCGCAGCGCGGGGCGACCGTCCCGCGCGCCTGGACGAACTCGCCGAGGAGCTGGGCGTACCACGCAGCAGCATGTACCAGTTGCTGCAGACGCTCATCGCCTGCCGCTGGGTGCGCTCCGACACGACCGGCTCGCTCTACGGCATCGGGATCCGCGCTCTGCATACGGGCACGAGCTACCTGGACAGCGACCCGCACGTGCGCACGGCCCGTCCCTACCTCGACGAGGCCTCACGCGTGCTCGGCGAGACGATCCACCTGGCACGCCTGGACGGCCCCGACGTCGTCTACCTCGCCACCCGCGAGTCCCACGAGTACCCGCGAACCATCAGCCGGGTCGGACGCCGGATCCCGGCCCATGCCGGAGCCCTCGGCAAGGCGCTGCTCGCTGAGCGTCTGGACGAGCAACTCCCGCTGCCTGCAGGAGAGTTGGCGGCACTCACGGAGAACACGCACACCGGGCACGCCGCCCTGCTCGCCGACCTCGCCGCTGTGCGCGGGCGCGGCTACTCCATCGACCGGGAGGAGACGGTCACCGGCATCGCCGGCTTCGGCTTCGCCCTGCGGTACGACTCACCCGCCACCGACGCCATCAGCTGCTCGGTGCCGGTGGGCCGACTCGGCGAAGAGCACGCGGCCCGGATCGTCGCCGTCATGCGGGAGACGCGCACGAAGATCGAGAGTGTCCTGTCCCCCGTCCCGGGCGCTCCCGACTGGCGCTGATCCTCGCGCGTCCCGCTTCGCGCCGGATCCCTCCGGCGTCGGGCACCGGAGTGTCCACGGGCCCGGAACCGGTCGCCACCGGCAAGGGCGATGTCCACCCACCTCATGGACGGCCACGACCCGCCATCGACAGACGGGTGACCTCACGACGCCCGTGACCTGCTCGGATGTGAAATTCCCGGGACAGGTCGCGTGTCCGTCTGTGACTCTCGGAGTGTTTGCAGTTCCCGGCAAGAACGGCCCGTGGCGCCCCGGCCCCTGACGGACGTGGCACACGTGGGCGGACCGATGAAAGGATTCACTGTGTCGAGCGTGCCCGAGACGGGTAGCACCTTCACCAATCCCGTGATCCCCGGGTTCCACCCCGATCCCAGCGTCTGCCGCGTGGGGGACGACTACTACCTCGCCTGCTCCAGCTTCGAGTACTTCCCCGGTGTGCCCCTTTTCCACAGCCGGGACCTGGTGCACTGGACCCGGATGGGCAACGCCCTGGACCGGCCGTCGCAGTTGAGTCTCCCGCGGGACACGGCCTCCTCCAAGGGGATCTACGCCCCCACCCTTCGCCACCACGACGGCCGCTTCTGGCTGATCACGACGAACGTGAGCGACGGCGGCAACCTGCTGTTCCACACCACGGACCCGGCCGGCCCCTGGTCCGAACCGATCCGGCTGCCCGGGGTCGAGGGCATCGATCCGGATATCGCCTGGGACGAGGACGGCAACTGCTGGTGCACCACCGCGGGCGTCGCGCAGATCCGCATCGATCCGTACACGGGGGAGTCCTTCGGTGCGCCACGCCGGATCTGGTCCGGCACACCCGGCGCCAAGGCGCCGGAGGCACCGCACCTGTACCGGATCGGCGCCTACTGGTACCTGCTCATCGCCGAAGGCGGCACCGAGCGGTGCCACGGCGTCTCGATCGCCCGGGGCCGCACGTCCGACGGCCCGTTCGAGCCCTGCCCGGCCAACCCGGTCCTGACGCACCGCGGCACCGACCTCCCGGTCCAGAACACCGGCCACGCCGACCTGGTCCAGGGCCCCGACGGGTCGTGGTGGATGATGCTGCTCGGGGTACGACCGCTCGGCGGCAGCCCGGGCTGGCACGTGCTCGGCAGGGAGACGTTCCTGGCCCCGGTGACCTGGGTCGACGACTGGCCGGTCGTCGGTGAGGTGGCGCCCGTCATGCCCGCGCCCCCGTGGCCCCTCCAGCCGGCCGCCACCGTGCCGGTCCGTGACGACTTCGGCCTGGCGGAGCTCGCCCCGGTATGGATATCCCCTCGGGACCGGCCGGCCGACGCCTGCACCACCGGGGAACGCCCCGGGTGGCTGACCCTCCGGGGCCGTGGCACCTCACTCGACGCCCCCGACGTGACGTTCGTCGGCCGGCGCCAGGAGCACCTGTCCTGCCGCGCCCGGACCCTGATGGACCCGGCTGAGGGCGTCGGTGGACTGGCCGTGCGCCTCGACGAGAGCCACCACTACGACATCGAGGCGGGGTCCGGCGAGGTCCGTGTGATCGCCCGCATCGGCCCGCTGCGCACTGTGGTGGCGTCCCGCCCGCTGCCCGCCGGACCGCAGGTCCTGCGGATGGAGGTGTCCGCCACCAGGGCGCCGGTCGACGCGCGGAGCGGCCCCGACGTCCTTGTCCTCGGCGTCGAGGAACCGGACGGCACCTTCGCCGAGCTGGCCCGGCTCGAGGGCCGCTACCTGTCCACGGAGGTCGCCGGCGGCTTCACCGGCCGGGTCATCGGGATGTACGCCTCGACCGGCACCGTCCACTTCGACTGGTTCGACTACGAGCCGCTGCCCGACACGATCCGAAGGGCGCCCTCGACCGGGGAGTGAGCCACGGAGTGGGCCGAACGGCGGAAGGACGCCTCCAGCCACGCCGATCGGCGGAAGGACGCCTCCGGCCGCCCCGCAGCACCTGGCCTGCGTCGCGGTCGGGGCCCGACCGATCGGCATGCCCTGCCTGGCGTGTGCGCGGGGGAGGGGTGACCGGGCGTTCTACGGTGGGCTGATGCGACCCGTTCCCAAGTGGGCCCTGCTTTCCTCGGCATGCGCGCCCGTCCTCCTGGTCGGAGGGTGGGCGCTCGCGGCACTGCTGGAGGGGCCCGCCTACGATCCCGCCTCGCAGACCATCAGTGTGCTGGCCGCCTACGGCGCGGCGGGGTCCTGGGTGATGACCGGAGCGTTCGTCGCGCTGGGCATCTGCCACCTGCTCACCGCCTGGGGGCTGCGCCCGGCCGCCCCCGCCGGTCGCGCGGCGCTGGCCGGCGGGGGAGCGGCGGCGTTGGCGGTGGCCCTGCTCCCTGCGCCGAGCAGCGGAGGGTCCCTGCATCACGGCTCGATCGTCGTGGTCGGGTTCACCCTCCTCGCGGTGTGGCCGGTCCTGGCCGTCGACCGCGGCGGAGGGGCGCCCTGGGGGCTGCGGCCGGTGCCCTCCGTCGTGGTGACCGCTCTGATGGGCATCGGTGCGGGCTGGTTCCTCATCGAGCTGAACCGCCACGGCGCGGCCGGTGTCGCCGAACGCCTCGTGACGTGTTTCCAGTCTGTGTGGCCCCTGGTCGTCGTCGCCTCGTGCCTCTCCCGTCCCGGCGATGGCGGCCCGCCCTAGGGACCGGGACGGGGCCGGTCGGGGCAGGCGATACCGCTTCCCGCCCCGTCAGGACGACGTACGTCAGTTCCGGACCAGCAGCACGAGCCCGGCGCTCACCGCACCGAGTGCCACGGCAGTACTTCCGTAGGCGAGGCGGTGGGCCCGCAGGCCCGGCAGGAAGCGGTCCGCCGCGATCCGGCCGGGTCCGGTGAGGGCGAGCGCCGCCGCACCGGCGGCCAGCAGCACTTCGTACTCGACGCCCTCGGGAGCGAAGAAGCCGCCGCCCCACTTCACGGCGAGGGCGTTGATCATGGTGCCGAGGACGGCGGCGCCGGCGAGCGGGGTGAGCAGCCCGCACGCGAGGCCGAGCCCGCCGAGGGTCTCGCTGAGTCCGGCGATCAGGGCCATCGCCTCGCCGGAGGGGTAGCCGCTCATGGTGAAGAACTGGCCGGTGCCCTCCAGGCCGCCGCCTCCGAACCAGCCGAAGAGCTTCTGTGCTCCGTGCGCGGCGACGGTCAGTCCCAGGGCCAGCCGCAACAGGAGCAGCCCGCCGTCATAGGCGTTTGGCGAGGCGCCGCCGTTCCGGGCGCCGTCGTACTGGGCGACACCGGAGGGGGAGCCGGTGGTGTGGAGGGTGGCAGACATGGGCGCAGGTCTCTCTGTCGCGGACATCGAAGAGCTCGAAGCTTGAAACTTCAAGCGGCGTCTCGAACCTAACAGGTGTGTGAAAGTTCAAACAACCCGCACCCGATGTCACCCGCAGCCCGCCCCGGTACCCTCTTCGGCCTCATCCGTCACTGCCGGCAGAGGCAGAACGGGTGGCCCGCCGGGTCCGCGTACACCCGGAAGCCG from Streptomyces sp. B1I3 includes:
- a CDS encoding IclR family transcriptional regulator, whose product is MPENSGVRSVKSAARTVALLELLAARGDRPARLDELAEELGVPRSSMYQLLQTLIACRWVRSDTTGSLYGIGIRALHTGTSYLDSDPHVRTARPYLDEASRVLGETIHLARLDGPDVVYLATRESHEYPRTISRVGRRIPAHAGALGKALLAERLDEQLPLPAGELAALTENTHTGHAALLADLAAVRGRGYSIDREETVTGIAGFGFALRYDSPATDAISCSVPVGRLGEEHAARIVAVMRETRTKIESVLSPVPGAPDWR
- a CDS encoding glycoside hydrolase family 43 protein, with the protein product MKGFTVSSVPETGSTFTNPVIPGFHPDPSVCRVGDDYYLACSSFEYFPGVPLFHSRDLVHWTRMGNALDRPSQLSLPRDTASSKGIYAPTLRHHDGRFWLITTNVSDGGNLLFHTTDPAGPWSEPIRLPGVEGIDPDIAWDEDGNCWCTTAGVAQIRIDPYTGESFGAPRRIWSGTPGAKAPEAPHLYRIGAYWYLLIAEGGTERCHGVSIARGRTSDGPFEPCPANPVLTHRGTDLPVQNTGHADLVQGPDGSWWMMLLGVRPLGGSPGWHVLGRETFLAPVTWVDDWPVVGEVAPVMPAPPWPLQPAATVPVRDDFGLAELAPVWISPRDRPADACTTGERPGWLTLRGRGTSLDAPDVTFVGRRQEHLSCRARTLMDPAEGVGGLAVRLDESHHYDIEAGSGEVRVIARIGPLRTVVASRPLPAGPQVLRMEVSATRAPVDARSGPDVLVLGVEEPDGTFAELARLEGRYLSTEVAGGFTGRVIGMYASTGTVHFDWFDYEPLPDTIRRAPSTGE
- a CDS encoding DUF998 domain-containing protein, with amino-acid sequence MRPVPKWALLSSACAPVLLVGGWALAALLEGPAYDPASQTISVLAAYGAAGSWVMTGAFVALGICHLLTAWGLRPAAPAGRAALAGGGAAALAVALLPAPSSGGSLHHGSIVVVGFTLLAVWPVLAVDRGGGAPWGLRPVPSVVVTALMGIGAGWFLIELNRHGAAGVAERLVTCFQSVWPLVVVASCLSRPGDGGPP
- a CDS encoding DoxX family protein, with the translated sequence MSATLHTTGSPSGVAQYDGARNGGASPNAYDGGLLLLRLALGLTVAAHGAQKLFGWFGGGGLEGTGQFFTMSGYPSGEAMALIAGLSETLGGLGLACGLLTPLAGAAVLGTMINALAVKWGGGFFAPEGVEYEVLLAAGAAALALTGPGRIAADRFLPGLRAHRLAYGSTAVALGAVSAGLVLLVRN